CAGCCGCGCCGCGCAGCTGCGCCCGATGCTCGATGCGTTCGGGCCCGACGCCGTGCGCGCCTGGGTGCATGGCTTGGGTGTGGCGACGTTCGTCGGCTCGTCGCAGCGCGTGTTCCCGACCGAGATGAAAGCCGCGCCCCTGTTGCGGGCGTGGCTGCACCGGCTGCGCGAAGCGGGTGTGCACCTGCACCAGCGCCACCGCTGGAGCGGCTGGCAGGACGGTGCGCTGCGGTTCGATACGCCGGCCGGTCCCACCGCGGTGCGGCCCGCCGCGACGGTCCTGGCGCTGGGCGGCGCCAGCTGGGCGCGGCTGGGTTCCGACGGCGCCTGGGTGCGGCTGCTGGCGCAGCACGGCATCGGCGTGGCGCCGCTGCAGCCGGCCAATTGCGGCTTCGACGTGGGCTGGAGCGAGCATTTCGCCAGCCGCCATGCGGGGCAGCCGCTGACGACGGTGGCGGCCACCTGGACGGATGGCGCCGGCCAGCGCGTGCGCAGGCAGGGCCAGTTCGTCGTCACGGCCACCGGCGTCGAAGGCAGCTTGGTGTATGCCATGTCCGCGCCCGTGCGCGACGCGATCGCGGCACACGGCAGCGCCACCATCGAACTGGACCTGCTGCCCGACCTGACGCACGAGCGCGTGCTGGAAGAGGTCGCGCGGCCGCGCGGCAGCCGTTCGCTGGCGTCGCATCTGCAGGGCCGCCTGCACGTCAAGGGCGTCAAGGCTGGCCTGCTGCACGAATGCCTGGGCAAGGAGGAATACCACGATCCGGCCAGGCTGGCGGCCGCCCTGAAAGCGTTGCCCCTGACGTTGCGCGCGCCGCGCCCGATCGACGAGGCGATCAGCAGCGCGGGCGGGGTGCGTTTCGAGGAGCTGGCGGGCACGATGCTGCGCGCAGTGCCGGGCGTATTCGTCGCCGGCGAAATGCTGGACTGGGAAGCGCCCACGGGCGGCTATTTGCTGACGGCCTGCCTGGCCAGCGGCGTGGCGGCCGGGCGCGACGTGGCGCGCTGGCTGGACGCTCGCCAGCCCGGCTACTCGAACTCGACCGAGCCGGAGCCGGTGCGGCTGACCACGCGCTCGTCCGGATTGCCGTAGACGGTCGCGTCGCCGCTGCCGGCGACCGACACGACGACCGACTTGCGGGCGAATGCACGGGTGGAGCCGGAGCCATGGATCTTGACGATGGCGTCGTCGCAGGCCATGTGCTCGGCATCGATGTCGCCCGAGCCGGAGATCTCGGCGGACAGGTTGCGGCAACTGCCCGACGTGGCGATCGTGCCCGAGCCGACCATTTCCAGTTCCACATCCTCGCTGTTGCCGGCCTTGACGTCCAGCGTGCCCGAACCCCGCACCGCCGCCTTGACGTGGCGGTAGCGGCCGTTGAACGACAGGCTGCCGGAACCATTCATCGTCAAGGTCAGGCGCTCGCCCGAGAAGCCGTGCACGCTGCTGTCGCCGTTGCCGCGCACCGTGATCTCGGCCAGCGACGGCAGCTCGAGCTCGACCTGCAGGGGGCGGCGGTGATGAAATACCATGCCCGTCGTGCCGATCCGCAGCGTTTCGTGCTCCTGCGTCGTCGCGACATTGCCCAGCAGGCGCTGCTCGCCCCGCACCCGCAGCTTCGGCACGCTGCCCTGGCGCACGGTCAGGTCGATGGGGCCTTCCAGGTCGATGGCGCGGATGCCGTTGCCGATCTCGCGCGTTTCCGTGCGCGTGACGCGGCCCGCCGTGCTGGAAGGATTGGCGACGCCCTGGGCACGCAGCATGCTGTACGACACGCCGACCAGCACGAAGGCCAGCACCAGCAGCGACAGGGCGATCTTGACGAGTGTTCGCAGGCGCATGTCAGCGTCCTCGCAGCAGGGAGTAGTTCATTTGCACATAGCGCTTCAGGCCGATGGCCGTGAAGCGGGTGACGACCAGCGACAACAGGAACAGGCCGATGCCGCCGAGGATCATGGAACCGCCCAATACCGTCTGTGCGGCGCGCGACGAGCCTTCGCGGTCGATGACGATGCGCACGCTGCCGTCCGCCATCGCCTCCGCGCTGTCGAGGATGCGTTCGGAGCGGCTGGCCATGGCCCCGTCGGCGCGTTCGGCGACTGCCTCCTGCTCGACGCGGATGCCTTCGTCGCCGATCGAGATGCGGGTTTCGACCGGGCCGTCCTCGTCGCTGTCGGTGGAGAACCCCATCACGTGGTGCAGGGGGCCGGACAGGACGATCTCGTTGGCGCCTGCCAGGCCGCTGGCGGTGATGGCGACGCCGCTGACATAGACGCTGGCCGAGGCGATGTAGAGCGCCATCAGGAGCGCCGCGAAGACGGCGGCCGGCACCACCATGAACAGGTTGAACACGGTCAGGCCCGCAAAGGAGACGGCCATGCGCAGCGCGCCCGCCGGCCGCTTGCGCGGCTCCAGCGTGGCCATGTGCGCGTTGGCGCGCAACGTCATGGCGATCTTGCGCGGCTCGTCCAGTTCCGCCGCCACCTCGGCCTCGCTGCGCCCGACCGTCAGGCCGTCGATGAAGCGCTGCTCGTAATACGCCAGGGTGCGCGCCACCTGTTCCGGCGGCAGGCCGGCCAGCGCCTTGCGCAGCGCGTCGAGGTAGTCCTCTTTGCTCATTGCCGCCATTCCCCGCCTACGCGTGCTGCAGCAGCGGCAGCGCATCCGCGTGCGTGGCGACCGCGCTGCTGGTGACTATCACGGCGACGCTGGCCGTCGCGAGCGCCACCACCAGCGCCGCCGCCAGTGCCAGGGTTGCCGGTCTTGCCGATGCGCTGCGTCTCATGTGTTGCCTCTTTCGTCATCCAGGTTGTCCATGCTGGCACTGTACGCAGCCGGCCGCCGGCCCACCAGTTGCTTGCGACAGGCTGCAGGAATGGCGCCCCAGGCGGCGGCGAGAGAGGACAGGCGGCCATGCTCAGCGCCGCTGGCGCAGCAGGGCGGCGGCGGCCAGGCCGCTGCGCACGGCCATTTCCAGGGTGGCCGGATAGTCGCCGGCGGTGTAGTCGCCGGCCAGCACGAGGCCCGGCCACGGCGTGGCGTTGGCGGGACGCGCCAGTCCCGGCGTGCTGGCGTGGGTGGCCCGCTTTTCCGTGACGACGGTGCTCCAGACGGGCGTGGCCAGCGCCGGCAGGCCGAATTCGGCCGCCAGTTGCACCGCGATCGCGGCAGCGAGGTCCGGCCGGGGCAACGCGGCGGCCTCTCCGGCGGCGCTGACGATGACTGCCAGCATGCCGGACTGGCCGTCGTCCAGCTGGCCACGGTCGAACACGAACTGGCCCCAGCGGCCCGCCGCCGCAGCGTCTTCCAGCGCGAAGAACGGTTGCGCCAGCCGCAGCGCCGGGTCGTACTGCAGGTAGCAGGTCGCAATCGGTTCGGGCGCCAGCGCATCCAGCAGCGCCGTCACGGGCCCACTGTCCGGCAATGGCGCCAGCAGCTGGCTTGCCGCCGCCGGGGCCACCGCCAGCACGATGCCGTCGAACGTTTCGTCGCCCACGCGCCAGTGCGCGCCGTCCGGCACGAGCGCCTCGACCCGCGCGCCGGTGCGGACCATGGCGCCATGGCTTGCCAGCCAGCGGGCCGCGGCATCGGGAAACAGCGCGGACAGGTCGGCGCGGGGCAGCAGCATGTCGGACGCGGCGCGGCCGGCGCCCAGGCTGTCGCGCAGCACGGCGAGGAACACGTTTGCCGAAGCCTGCCCGGGTGCCGTGTTCAGTGCGGCCAGGCACAGGGGCCGCCACATCAGCCGGTACAGCCGTTCGGTCTGGTCGAAGCGTTCCAGCAGTTCGGTCACGCTGCAGTCGTGGTCCAGGCGCCAGCCCAGCCAGCGCGCGGTCGTCGAGAAGCGCGCCATCGCCAGCTTGTCGGCGCGCGCCAGCCCCTGGGCGCGCAGCAGGGCCACTGCCAGGTGCAGCGGCGCGGGCAGGCGCGGCGCCACGAAGTCCATGCCGCCACTGCCGGGCGGGTAGCGCATCTGCAGCGGCAAGGTGAGGAAGGCCTGGCGCCGGTCGACGCCGACGGTGGCCAGCAGGCGCAGCGTGCGGTCGTAGGCACCCAGCAGGATGTGCTGGCCGTTGTCCAGGGTGCGGCCGGCGTGCTCGATGCGGCGGGCCCGCCCGCCCAGGGTACGGGCAGCCTCGAACAGCGTGACCCGGACCCCGCGACGCGCCAGGTCGACGGCGGCCGCGCACCCGGCCCAGCCGCCGCCGACGACGGCAACGGACGGCGTCATGCCAAGGCGCGCATCAGCTGCGCACCCACGTCTTCCAGGCCAGCCACAGCTTGCGCAGCGGCGTCAGCGAAATGCGCTGGGTCAGCACGTGGTAGCCGTCGCGCTGGATCTCGTCCAGCAAGGTGCGGTAGATGGCCGCCATGATCAGGCCGGGGCGCTGCGCGCGCCGGTCTTCCTTCGGCAGCAGCGCGAACGCCTCGTCATAGGCCTGCTGCGCACGCGCGGCCTGGAACGCCATCAGCTTGGTGAAGTTGTCCGTGTGGCGGGCGTTCAGCAGGTCGGCCGCGGTCACGCCGAACTGCTGCAGCTCGTTGATCGGCAGGTAGATGCGGCCCTTGCGGGCATCCTCGCCCACGTCGCGGATGATGTTGGTCAGCTGGAACGCATGGCCCAGCTTTTCCGCATACTGCAGGGTCTCCGGCCGGGTAGCGCCGAAAATGCTGGCCGACAGGATGCCGACCACGCTGGCCACGTGCCAGCAGTACTTGGTCAGGCCCGCGTAATCGAGATAGCGGGTCTGGTTCAGGTCCATCTCCATGCCGTCGATGATGGCGTGCAGGTGCTCCTGCTTCAGTGTGTAGGTGTGCAGGAAGGGCTGCAGGGCCTTGGTGACGGGGTGCGTCGGCTTGCCCTCGACCATGGCGCCCAGCTCCGTGCGCCACCAGGCCAGCTTGATGCGGGCCAGCGATTCGTCGCTGGTTTCGTCGACCGTGTCGTCCACTTCGCGGCAGAAGGCATACAGCGCCGTGATCGCGCGGCGGCGTTCGGGCGGCAGGAACAGGAAGCTGTAATAGAAACTGGAGCCGCTTTGGGCGGCCTTCTGCTGGCAGTATTCGTCGGGAGACATATTATTATGGTCGAAGTGAAGCGGAAAAGCCGCTATTCTATAGGCAACTGCCCGTTCAGCCTCGTCTCATCCGCAACGCCCGCCAGAAAACCTTGAGCCAGTCCAGTCGCGCCAGCTTCGGGCGACGCCGGAACACGTCGTGGTCGACCTCCTCGATCGCCTCCAGGATGCGCAGGCCGCCTTGCACCACCAGGCGCAACTCCAGGCCGATGCGGCCCGGCAGGCGCAGTGCCAGCGGCGCGCCGGACAGCATCAGCGCGCGCGCCCGCTGCACCTCGAAGCGCATCAGGGCGCGCCATTTGCCGCGCGCTTCCGGCGCGGCCATCTGCGCCGGCGGCACGGCGAACCGGGCCAGGTCTTCCATCGGCAGGTAGATGCGCTCCTTGGTCTCGTCGATCGCGACGTCCTGCAGGAAGTTGATCAGCTGGAGCGCGGAGCAGATCGCATTCGAGTCGCGCACGTTTTCGTCGCTGGCCGCGCCGTATAGATGAAGCATCAGCAGGCCGACCGGGTTGGCCGAGCGGGCGCAGTAGTCCAGCAGGGCCTCGTAGGTCTGGTAGCGCGTCACGACGATGTCCTGGCGGAAGGCCGACAGCAGGTCGTGGAACGGCTTGAACGGCAGGTCGTATTCGCGGATGACGCCAGCCAGGCGCTGGAACAGGGGCGGCAGGGCGCCGCGACCCAGTTCGATGTGCACCAGCGCCGCCTCGTACTCGTGCAGCGCGGCCAGGCGCTGTTCGGGCGTGGCATCGCCTTCGTCGGCGATGTCGTCGGCGCTGCGGGCAAACGCATAGATCGCCTCGACGGCGGGAATCAGGCGTTTCGGCAGCAGCAGGGAAGCGACCGGGAAGTTTTCGTAATGCTCGACGGGCATAGGCAGAGTACAGACTGGACCAGGTAGTGGGTGCGCTCGAAATAAATGACGCCAAAGTCATTTTCAAACGATGACACCGCGACTATAATTTTTAACTTAACGGAAAGTCATTTATTTAATCGCTGCAATCATAGTGGCATTCGGTTACCACCGCAATCGAGATGCGGGCGCGGCCCCGAGAGAAGAAGTAAAAGGAGAACGATGTGCAAGTCCTGAAGTCCCCCCTGACGCTGCTGGCCGTGGCGGCGCTGCTGGTCGCCTGTTCCAAGCCGGCCGAGAAGTCGGAAGATATCCGCCCCGTGCGCGCCATCGTGCTGGCCGCGTCGTCCGTCGACGTCGACGCCGAATTTTCCGGCGAGGTGCGGGCCCGCTACGAGTCGCGCCTGGGTTTCCGCGTGCCCGGCAAGATTGTCTCGCGCAAGGTGGAGGTAGGCAGCACGGTAAAACGTGGCCAGGTGCTGATGCAGCTGGACCCGCAGGACTTGCAGTTGTCGCAGGCGCAGGCGCTGGCCTCGCTGCGCGCGGCCGAGACGAGCCGCGACCTGGCGGACGCGGAGCTGAAGCGCTACCGCGAGCTGCGGCGGCAGAATTTCGTCAGCCAGGCCGTGCTGGACCAGCGCGAGTCGGCCTATAAGTCCGCGCAGGCCAATGTGGAGGCCGCGCGCGCGCTGTACCGCACCCAGTCGAACCAGGCCGGCTATGCCAGCCTGACTTCCGACGTCGACGGTGTCGTCACCGCGATCGACGCCGAGACGGGCATGGTGGTCGCCGCCGGCACGCCGGTGGTGCGGGTGGCGCGCACGGACGAGAAGGAAGTGGTGTTCGGTGTCCCTGAAGACAAGGTCGAGGCCCTGCGCAAGCTGGCGACCGTCAAGGTGCGGCTGTGGTCGGACCCCGACCATCCGTTTACCGGCAAGATCCGCGAAGTGGCGCCCGTGGCCGACCCGGCCACGCGCACCTACGCGTTCAAGGTCACGCTGCCGCCGGAAGTGACGGCGGCGAAGCTGGGCATGACGGCCGTGGCCCGGTTCGAATCGCATTCGGACGCACCGCGCATCAAGGTGCCGCTGTCTGCGCTGTACCACGAGAAGAACGCCACCTCGGCCTGGGTCGTGGAGCGGGGCGTCGTCAAGCTGGTGCCCGTGACCGTGGCCGGCGCGGACGGCAACGACCTGGTCGTCGACAAGGGCCTCGCGCCCGGCCAGACGGTCGTCACGGCCGGCGTGCACCTGCTCAAACCGGGCCAGAAGGTGACGATCCTGGGCGACGACCTGCCGAAGGCGGCCGGAGCCGCCAAATGAAGGACTTCAACCTGTCGCGCTGGGCGCTGGAACACATCCCGCTGACGCGCTACCTGATCGCCGTGATGCTGATCGGCGGCATGCTCAGCTACAAGAACCTGGGCCAGGACGAGGACCCGCCGTTCACGTTCCGGGCGATGGTGGTGCAGGCCTTCTGGCCGGGCGCGACCGCGCTGCAGATGGCCGACCAGGTCACCGACAAGCTGGAAAAGAAGCTGCAGGAGACGCCCTACATCGACGAGATCAGCAGCTACTCGAAGCCGGGCCAGACCTTGATCATCCTGAACCTGCGCGAATCCACGCCGCCCAAGGAGACGGCGGCGGCCTGGTACCAGGTGCGCAAGAAGATCGGCGACATCCGCAGTACCTTGCCGGCCGGCGTGCAGGGCCCCGTCTTCAACGACGAATTCGGCGATACCTACGGCTCCATCTTCGCGCTGTCCGGCGACGGCTTCACGTATGCGCAGATGAAGGACTATGCGGACTTCGTGCGCCAGCAGTTGCTGGCCGTGCCCAAGGTGTCGAAGGTCGAACTGTTCGGCGTGCAGGAAGAGAAGATCACCATCGAGTTCTCGCACCAGAAGTTCGCCCAGCTGGGCATCTCGTTCGACCAGATCGTCAACCAGATCGCCACCCAGAACAGCGTCGAATCGACCGGCACGCTGGTCACGCCGAGCGACAACCTGCAGGTGCGCGTCACGGGTGCGCTGGTGACGGTCAAGGACCTGGAGAACCTCGAGCTGCGCGCCAGCGGCACCACGTTCCGCCTGGGCGACTTCGCCCGGGTCACGCGCGGCTATGAAGACCCGCCATTGGAGAAGATGCGCTTCAACGGCAAGGAGGTGATCGGCCTCGGGGTGTCGATGGAAAAGGGCGGCAACATCATCGAACTGGGCAAGGCCATGGAAGCGACGGTGTCCGCGCTGAAGGGCAAGCTCCCCGTCGGCATCGAGCTCGAACGCGTGTCGAACCAGCCGCAGGCCGTCACCGCGTCCGTCGGCGAATTCGTGCGCACGCTGATCGAGGCGGTGCTGATCGTGCTGGCCGTCAGCTTCGTGGCGCTCGGCCTGCACACCAAGCCGAAGCTGCGCCTGGACGTGCGCCCCGGCCTGGTGGTGGCGCTGACGATCCCGCTGGTGCTGGCCGTGACGTTCCTGTTCATGCGCATGCTCGACATCGACCTGCACAAGATCTCGCTGGGCGCGCTGATCATCGCACTGGGCCTCCTGGTGGACGACGCCATCATCGCCGTCGAGATGATGGTGCGGAAAATGGAAGAGGGCCTGTCGCGCTTCGATGCGGCGACCTATGCCTACACATCGACCGCGCTGCCGATGCTGACGGGGACCTTGATCACGGTGGCAGGCTTCCTGCCGATCGGGCTGGCCAAGTCGGCCGCCGGCGAATACACGTTCTCGCTGTTCTCCGTGAACGCGATCGCGCTGATCACGTCGTGGGTCGTGGCCGTGGTGTTTACGCCCTACATCGGCTACATCCTGCTGAAGGTCAAACCGCACGCCGAGGGCGAGCATGGCCACGACGTGTTCGACACGCCGGGCTTCCGCCGCTTCCGCGCCGTCGTCACCTGGTGCGTCGAATGGCGCAAGGTCACCATCGGCGCCACCCTGCTGGTGTTCGCGCTGGGCATCTACGGCTTCAACTTCATCGAGAAGCAGTTCTTCCCCGATTCGTCGCGCCCCGAGCTGATGGTGGAGATGTGGTCGCCCGAGGGCACGGCGTTTGCCGCCAACGAGGTGCAGGTGAAGAAGTTCGAGGCGTTCATCCGCGCCCAGCCGGGCGTGGAGAGCGTGACGAGCTACGTGGGCACGGGCAGCCCGCGCTTCTACCTGCCGCTGGACCAGATCTTCCCGCAGTCGAACGTGTCGCAGATCGTCGTGCTGCCGAAGGACCTGGCCGCGCGCGCCGCGCTGTACAAGCAGATCACGCAGGTGTTCAAGACCGACTTCCCGGAGGTGCGCGGGCGCGTCAAGCTGCTGCCGAACGGCCCGCCGGTACCGTATCCCGTGCAGTTCCGCGTGACCGGCACCGAGGTCGACAAGGTGCGCGCGATCGCCGACCAGGTCAAGGACATCATGCGCGCCAATCCGAGCGCGGTGGGCGTCAACGACAACTGGAACGAGTCCGTCAAGGTGCTGCGCCTCGACCTGGACCAGGACCGGATGCGCGCGCTGGGCGTCACGTCGCAGACGGTGATGCGGGTAGCGAACACGATCCTGTCCGGCACCACGGTGGGCCAGTTCCGCGAAGGGATCCGCCTGGTCGACATCCAGGTGCGCCAGCCGGTGGCGGAGCGCAGCACGATGGAGATGCTGAACAACACCAACGTGCCGACGGCGTCCGGCAAGTCGGTGCCGATCTCGCAACTGGCCCGCGTCCACTTCGTGTGGGAGCCGGGCGTGGTGTGGCGCCTGGGTCGCGAATGGGCCATCACGGTGCAGGCCGACGTGGCCGAAGGCATCCAGGGGCCGACCGTCTCGGGCCAGATCAATCCGAAACTGGACGCGCTGCGCGCGCAGCTGCCGGCCGGCTACCGCATCGTCGAGAAGGGCGCCGCGTCCGACAGCGGCGAAGCGGAGCAGTCAATCGCCGTCAACCTGCCGCTGGCGCTGTTCCTGATCTTCACGCTGCTGATGCTGCAGCTCCACAGCTTCTCCCGCTCCCTGCTGGTGTTCCTGACGGGGCCGCTGGGCGTGGCCGGTGCCGCGTTCGCGTTGCTGTTGCTGGGCCGGCCGCTGGGCTTCGTCGCCAACCTGGGCATCATCGCGCTGTTCGGCATGATCATCCGCAACTCCGTGATCCTGGTCGACCAGATCGAGCAGGACATCCAGGCCGGCGCCGCGCCGTGGGATGCGATCATCGAGGCGGCCGTGCGGCGCTGCCGGCCGATTCTGCTGACGGCGGCCGCCGCCGCGCTGGCCATGATCCCGCTGTCGCGCTCCGTGTTCTGGGGTCCGATGGCCGTGGCGATCATGGGCGGCCTGGTGCTGGCCACCGCGCTGACGCTGCTGTTCCTGCCGGCGCTGTACGCGGCCTGGTTCCGCGTCAAGAAGCCGGCGCACTGACGCTGCAAAGGCCGAGCTCGTGTCCAACCGCGACGCACGCAGCAGGGGTTTCGCGGAGTGCAGCTCCGCGCCTGCGCAGGGGGAAGCGCCATGCAAGCGCTGCCCTGTTCAGACCCCGACTGCGACACGAGTTCGGCAGGTTACTGCCGGCGTGATGCTGCTTTTATTGCTCAGTTGGCGAAACGCCAAAATTCCATCCCCATTCTCGGGAAAACCCAGTAAAATACCGTGTTGAAGTTGAAAGCCCCTGTTCAATTACAGCAATTGCAGGGTAGGGCGACCCGTTTTCACTGAATGGTCGCCCTTTGCTTTTGCATACGGAGATGACTGACCGGGAAATGACGGGCGGTCAGATGCGCGAGGATGGCGAAATTGGTAGACGCACCAGGTTTAGGTCCTGACGCCAGCAATGGTGTGGGGGTTCGAGTCCCCCTCCTCGCACCAACAAGAATTCACATTTTTTGGACGATTTTTACATGGCAACTGCTGTCGAAACCTTGGGCAAACTCGAACGCCGCATCACGATTTCCTTCCCGCTGTCGGACGTCCGTTCCGAAGTGGAAAAGCGCCTGAAAGTGCAGGCCAAATCCGCTCGCGCCCCAGGCTTCCGTCCTGGCAAGGTGCCGATGAAGATGGTCGCGGCGCAGTACGGCTACCAGATCGAAACGGAAGTGCTGAACGACAAGGTCGGCCGCGCGTTCAACGACGCCGCCAACGAGAACAACCTGCGCGTCGCGGGCTTCCCGAAGATCGAGCCGAAGCAGGACGCGCCGGAAGGCCAGCTGACCTTCGACGCCACGTTCGAAGTGTACCCTGAAGTCGAAATCGGCGACCTGTCGGCCGTGGAAATCGAAACCGTCAAGTCGACCGTCACCGACGTCGAGATCGACAAGACCATCGACATCCTGCGCAAGCAGCGCGTGCACTTCCACACCAAGGGCGAGGCAGGCGAGCACGGCGACGGCGGCGCACCCATAGCCGCCAACGGCGACCGCGTGACGGTGGACTTCGTGGGCAAGATCGACGACGTCGAATTCCCGGGCGGTAAAGCCGACGACTACACGTTCGTGCTGGGCGAAGGCCGCATGCTGCCGGAATTCGAAGCCGCGACGGTCGGCCTGAAAGTGGGCGAGTCGAAGACCTTCCCGCTGGCATTCCCCGAGGATTACCACGGCAAGGACGTGGCCGGCAAGACCGCCGAGTTCACGATCACGCTGAAGAACCTGGAATGGGCGCACCTGCCGGAAGTCGACGCCGAATTCGCCAAATCGCTGGGCGTGGCCGACGGCGACCTGGCCAAGATGCGCGACGACATCAAGGTCAACCTGGAGCGTGAAGTGGCCGGCCGCATCAAGGCGCGCAACAAGGAAGCCGTGATGGACGCGCTGGCCAAGACCGCCACGCTGGACGTGCCGCAGGCGCTGATCGCACAGGACACGGAGCGCCTGGCCGAGATGACCCGCCAGGACATGGCGCAACGCGGCATGAACGTAAAAGATGTACCATTCCCACCGGAGCTGTTCCAGGACAAGGCCGAGCGCCGCGTGCGCCTGGGCCTGATCCTGTCGAAGCTGGTCGGCGACAACAACCTGCAGGCAA
This is a stretch of genomic DNA from Pseudoduganella chitinolytica. It encodes these proteins:
- the hpnC gene encoding squalene synthase HpnC, which encodes MPVEHYENFPVASLLLPKRLIPAVEAIYAFARSADDIADEGDATPEQRLAALHEYEAALVHIELGRGALPPLFQRLAGVIREYDLPFKPFHDLLSAFRQDIVVTRYQTYEALLDYCARSANPVGLLMLHLYGAASDENVRDSNAICSALQLINFLQDVAIDETKERIYLPMEDLARFAVPPAQMAAPEARGKWRALMRFEVQRARALMLSGAPLALRLPGRIGLELRLVVQGGLRILEAIEEVDHDVFRRRPKLARLDWLKVFWRALRMRRG
- a CDS encoding TIGR03862 family flavoprotein encodes the protein MSTHTPQRPVVAIVGGGPAGLMAAETLAAAGTCEIHVYDAMASSGRKFLLAGRGGMNITHAEPYELFVNRYGSRAAQLRPMLDAFGPDAVRAWVHGLGVATFVGSSQRVFPTEMKAAPLLRAWLHRLREAGVHLHQRHRWSGWQDGALRFDTPAGPTAVRPAATVLALGGASWARLGSDGAWVRLLAQHGIGVAPLQPANCGFDVGWSEHFASRHAGQPLTTVAATWTDGAGQRVRRQGQFVVTATGVEGSLVYAMSAPVRDAIAAHGSATIELDLLPDLTHERVLEEVARPRGSRSLASHLQGRLHVKGVKAGLLHECLGKEEYHDPARLAAALKALPLTLRAPRPIDEAISSAGGVRFEELAGTMLRAVPGVFVAGEMLDWEAPTGGYLLTACLASGVAAGRDVARWLDARQPGYSNSTEPEPVRLTTRSSGLP
- a CDS encoding efflux RND transporter periplasmic adaptor subunit, with product MQVLKSPLTLLAVAALLVACSKPAEKSEDIRPVRAIVLAASSVDVDAEFSGEVRARYESRLGFRVPGKIVSRKVEVGSTVKRGQVLMQLDPQDLQLSQAQALASLRAAETSRDLADAELKRYRELRRQNFVSQAVLDQRESAYKSAQANVEAARALYRTQSNQAGYASLTSDVDGVVTAIDAETGMVVAAGTPVVRVARTDEKEVVFGVPEDKVEALRKLATVKVRLWSDPDHPFTGKIREVAPVADPATRTYAFKVTLPPEVTAAKLGMTAVARFESHSDAPRIKVPLSALYHEKNATSAWVVERGVVKLVPVTVAGADGNDLVVDKGLAPGQTVVTAGVHLLKPGQKVTILGDDLPKAAGAAK
- the hpnD gene encoding presqualene diphosphate synthase HpnD, with product MSPDEYCQQKAAQSGSSFYYSFLFLPPERRRAITALYAFCREVDDTVDETSDESLARIKLAWWRTELGAMVEGKPTHPVTKALQPFLHTYTLKQEHLHAIIDGMEMDLNQTRYLDYAGLTKYCWHVASVVGILSASIFGATRPETLQYAEKLGHAFQLTNIIRDVGEDARKGRIYLPINELQQFGVTAADLLNARHTDNFTKLMAFQAARAQQAYDEAFALLPKEDRRAQRPGLIMAAIYRTLLDEIQRDGYHVLTQRISLTPLRKLWLAWKTWVRS
- the hpnE gene encoding hydroxysqualene dehydroxylase HpnE, whose product is MTPSVAVVGGGWAGCAAAVDLARRGVRVTLFEAARTLGGRARRIEHAGRTLDNGQHILLGAYDRTLRLLATVGVDRRQAFLTLPLQMRYPPGSGGMDFVAPRLPAPLHLAVALLRAQGLARADKLAMARFSTTARWLGWRLDHDCSVTELLERFDQTERLYRLMWRPLCLAALNTAPGQASANVFLAVLRDSLGAGRAASDMLLPRADLSALFPDAAARWLASHGAMVRTGARVEALVPDGAHWRVGDETFDGIVLAVAPAAASQLLAPLPDSGPVTALLDALAPEPIATCYLQYDPALRLAQPFFALEDAAAAGRWGQFVFDRGQLDDGQSGMLAVIVSAAGEAAALPRPDLAAAIAVQLAAEFGLPALATPVWSTVVTEKRATHASTPGLARPANATPWPGLVLAGDYTAGDYPATLEMAVRSGLAAAALLRQRR
- a CDS encoding head GIN domain-containing protein, producing MRLRTLVKIALSLLVLAFVLVGVSYSMLRAQGVANPSSTAGRVTRTETREIGNGIRAIDLEGPIDLTVRQGSVPKLRVRGEQRLLGNVATTQEHETLRIGTTGMVFHHRRPLQVELELPSLAEITVRGNGDSSVHGFSGERLTLTMNGSGSLSFNGRYRHVKAAVRGSGTLDVKAGNSEDVELEMVGSGTIATSGSCRNLSAEISGSGDIDAEHMACDDAIVKIHGSGSTRAFARKSVVVSVAGSGDATVYGNPDERVVSRTGSGSVEFE
- a CDS encoding efflux RND transporter permease subunit, with the protein product MKDFNLSRWALEHIPLTRYLIAVMLIGGMLSYKNLGQDEDPPFTFRAMVVQAFWPGATALQMADQVTDKLEKKLQETPYIDEISSYSKPGQTLIILNLRESTPPKETAAAWYQVRKKIGDIRSTLPAGVQGPVFNDEFGDTYGSIFALSGDGFTYAQMKDYADFVRQQLLAVPKVSKVELFGVQEEKITIEFSHQKFAQLGISFDQIVNQIATQNSVESTGTLVTPSDNLQVRVTGALVTVKDLENLELRASGTTFRLGDFARVTRGYEDPPLEKMRFNGKEVIGLGVSMEKGGNIIELGKAMEATVSALKGKLPVGIELERVSNQPQAVTASVGEFVRTLIEAVLIVLAVSFVALGLHTKPKLRLDVRPGLVVALTIPLVLAVTFLFMRMLDIDLHKISLGALIIALGLLVDDAIIAVEMMVRKMEEGLSRFDAATYAYTSTALPMLTGTLITVAGFLPIGLAKSAAGEYTFSLFSVNAIALITSWVVAVVFTPYIGYILLKVKPHAEGEHGHDVFDTPGFRRFRAVVTWCVEWRKVTIGATLLVFALGIYGFNFIEKQFFPDSSRPELMVEMWSPEGTAFAANEVQVKKFEAFIRAQPGVESVTSYVGTGSPRFYLPLDQIFPQSNVSQIVVLPKDLAARAALYKQITQVFKTDFPEVRGRVKLLPNGPPVPYPVQFRVTGTEVDKVRAIADQVKDIMRANPSAVGVNDNWNESVKVLRLDLDQDRMRALGVTSQTVMRVANTILSGTTVGQFREGIRLVDIQVRQPVAERSTMEMLNNTNVPTASGKSVPISQLARVHFVWEPGVVWRLGREWAITVQADVAEGIQGPTVSGQINPKLDALRAQLPAGYRIVEKGAASDSGEAEQSIAVNLPLALFLIFTLLMLQLHSFSRSLLVFLTGPLGVAGAAFALLLLGRPLGFVANLGIIALFGMIIRNSVILVDQIEQDIQAGAAPWDAIIEAAVRRCRPILLTAAAAALAMIPLSRSVFWGPMAVAIMGGLVLATALTLLFLPALYAAWFRVKKPAH
- a CDS encoding DUF1700 domain-containing protein; this translates as MSKEDYLDALRKALAGLPPEQVARTLAYYEQRFIDGLTVGRSEAEVAAELDEPRKIAMTLRANAHMATLEPRKRPAGALRMAVSFAGLTVFNLFMVVPAAVFAALLMALYIASASVYVSGVAITASGLAGANEIVLSGPLHHVMGFSTDSDEDGPVETRISIGDEGIRVEQEAVAERADGAMASRSERILDSAEAMADGSVRIVIDREGSSRAAQTVLGGSMILGGIGLFLLSLVVTRFTAIGLKRYVQMNYSLLRGR